ACCTCAGCGATTTCCTTGGCCACAGATGAACACGGATGAACTCAGATCAGGTTCGCCCCTGACCCGTGTTCATCCGTGTTCATCTGTGGCGAAAACTCACGTCCGATCCAGGAACAGCTCCGCCACTTCCGCGGCCAGTCCCAGCAGGCCCACGGTGCTGAGCCAGTGGCCCTGCGCGTTCATCTGCTGACGGAATTCGTAGGAGGAGGAGGGGTGCAGGGGCACCTGCACCGCCGCCTGGCGCTTGGCCTCCTTCAGTTCTTCGAGCTCCAGTTCCCGGGCCCGGTCCAGGCCGCCGTCGGCGACAAAGGCCAGCACGCGCCGCAGCTCATCCTTGTCGAACCACACGCCATGGGCCTTGCAGACATCCAGCACCACGCCGGAGCGCCGGGCATAGTTCACGCGGTTCATGCGCTGGGCGCAGGCGGGACAGGGGCGATACTGCACGGCCTCCAGGTGGGTCACCGGCGGGGCCGCGGGCGCTGGCAGCGCGCCCAGCACCGCGCCCTGGCGCTCCCGGCTGGCGCCCAGCTGCTCGAAGATGGTCCGGTCCAGCCAGAGACCGCCGCAGGCCAGGCATTCCTGCAGATCCAGTTCCCCCACCTTGGCCGAAGCCAGAGGCTTGGCGCAGG
This sequence is a window from Geothrix sp. PMB-07. Protein-coding genes within it:
- a CDS encoding zinc ribbon domain-containing protein; the encoded protein is MEAQVLRCSGCGASVPPDAIQCPYCQAQLATVACPSCFALVPLSATHCPGCGAAVAPRASAVPAGAACPACAKPLASAKVGELDLQECLACGGLWLDRTIFEQLGASRERQGAVLGALPAPAAPPVTHLEAVQYRPCPACAQRMNRVNYARRSGVVLDVCKAHGVWFDKDELRRVLAFVADGGLDRARELELEELKEAKRQAAVQVPLHPSSSYEFRQQMNAQGHWLSTVGLLGLAAEVAELFLDRT